In Sphingobacterium sp. lm-10, one DNA window encodes the following:
- a CDS encoding glycoside hydrolase family 3 C-terminal domain-containing protein, with translation MRRICAFATLMLGMLFTQCKSGNPNYEHLFQNPDLSVDERVENLLSLLTLEEKVGLMMNSSKAVPRLGIPAYDWWNEALHGVARAGKATVFPQAIGMAASWNEESHLKTFEIISDEARAKFNKSVEEGERGRYYGLSFWTPNINIFRDPRWGRGQETYGEDPYLTTRLGLAAVKGLQGEDDTFFKSHACAKHFAVHSGPEWNRHSYDAVVSKRDLWETYLPAFEALVKEGNVQEVMCAYNAFEGEPCCGSNTLLIDILRNKWDFKGMVVSDCWAINDFYEKAHHETHESPAAAAADAVITSTDLECGSTYENLLAAVQDGLISEEQINTSLRRILRGWITLGLFDPKGTGPWDDLPYSIVASAEHRQQSLDVARQSMTLLKNENNTLPLNKDIKRIAVIGANAADSLMLWGNYNGTPTSTVTILEGIRRKLPNAEVIYEKGSDLVDPWVRSSLYSSFQTAQNGEKGLQVEFFNNNKLEGKPARTLNNDLGIEYSNRGGTALAQNVNMENTSTRISGVFVAPYTGEVVFKANAYDGYVLTINGKEVAKKSGESAIQGEEYTMQVEKGKSYPVVMEHRQLNKINIIGFSVYKKEKAAFSALTVRLKDVDAIVYVGGLSPQLEGEEMFVDFAGFKGGDRTSIDLPNVQRDLLAALRNTGKPVTFVLCTGSSLALAQDEKNYDALLCAWYGGEEAGTAVADVLFGDYNPAGRLPVTFYKTLAQLDGGLTQTGDAGRQGFENYDMQGRTYRYMQSEPLYAFGHGLSYSQFNYGEIDRKDNKVAAKKGLQLAISLTNTSSMDGEEVVQVYVKRLNDPDAPVKSLRAFSRVPVKAMQRRSITLNLSEDAFKFYDEATDDVRVKPGKYHILYGGSSKDAQLKKLEIDVI, from the coding sequence ATGAGAAGAATTTGTGCTTTTGCAACGCTGATGCTTGGCATGCTGTTTACCCAATGTAAATCTGGCAACCCGAATTATGAGCATCTCTTTCAGAATCCAGACCTTTCGGTAGACGAACGTGTAGAAAATCTCCTCAGTTTACTCACTTTGGAAGAGAAAGTAGGCTTAATGATGAATAGCTCAAAGGCCGTACCTCGATTGGGTATTCCCGCCTACGATTGGTGGAATGAGGCACTACATGGAGTGGCGCGTGCTGGCAAGGCCACCGTGTTTCCGCAAGCCATAGGCATGGCCGCGAGCTGGAATGAAGAAAGTCACCTCAAGACCTTTGAAATTATTTCAGACGAAGCACGAGCTAAATTTAATAAATCGGTCGAAGAAGGCGAGCGCGGACGTTATTACGGACTGTCATTTTGGACGCCGAATATCAATATCTTTCGTGATCCCAGATGGGGGCGTGGGCAAGAAACCTATGGCGAAGATCCTTACTTGACCACCAGATTGGGCTTGGCTGCGGTGAAAGGCCTGCAAGGAGAGGACGATACATTTTTTAAGTCACATGCCTGCGCCAAGCATTTTGCCGTACACAGTGGTCCCGAGTGGAATCGTCATTCTTACGATGCTGTCGTGTCCAAACGTGATCTGTGGGAAACTTATTTGCCCGCCTTTGAAGCCTTGGTCAAAGAGGGAAATGTGCAGGAGGTGATGTGCGCGTACAATGCATTTGAGGGAGAACCCTGTTGTGGTAGCAATACCCTGCTCATCGACATCCTTCGCAACAAATGGGATTTCAAGGGCATGGTCGTGTCCGACTGTTGGGCGATCAATGATTTTTATGAAAAAGCACATCATGAAACACACGAAAGTCCAGCAGCGGCTGCGGCTGATGCGGTGATCACTTCGACCGACTTGGAGTGCGGCAGTACGTACGAAAACTTGTTAGCTGCTGTGCAAGATGGATTGATCTCCGAAGAGCAAATTAATACCTCTTTGAGACGTATTTTACGTGGTTGGATAACGTTAGGCCTATTTGATCCCAAAGGCACTGGCCCTTGGGATGATCTTCCGTACAGCATCGTAGCTTCGGCAGAACATCGCCAGCAATCCTTAGATGTGGCGCGTCAATCGATGACATTACTCAAAAATGAAAACAACACCTTGCCGTTAAACAAAGACATTAAAAGGATAGCAGTAATCGGTGCAAACGCAGCAGATAGCCTAATGTTGTGGGGAAATTACAACGGCACACCCACTTCGACGGTCACTATATTAGAAGGTATTCGAAGAAAATTACCCAATGCCGAAGTCATCTATGAAAAAGGAAGTGACCTGGTAGATCCTTGGGTGAGAAGCTCACTTTACAGTTCGTTTCAGACAGCACAAAATGGAGAGAAAGGACTTCAGGTAGAATTTTTCAACAATAACAAGTTGGAAGGTAAACCCGCTCGTACATTAAACAACGACTTAGGTATCGAATATAGTAATCGGGGCGGTACTGCACTAGCACAAAATGTCAATATGGAAAATACTTCGACGCGCATTTCTGGTGTTTTTGTAGCGCCGTACACGGGAGAGGTGGTTTTCAAAGCGAATGCTTATGACGGTTATGTATTGACAATAAACGGAAAAGAAGTCGCCAAGAAGTCCGGAGAATCTGCTATACAAGGCGAAGAATACACTATGCAAGTCGAGAAAGGCAAGTCCTATCCTGTAGTCATGGAACATCGGCAGTTAAACAAAATTAATATCATTGGATTTTCGGTGTACAAGAAAGAGAAAGCAGCGTTTTCAGCACTTACTGTCCGCTTGAAAGATGTTGATGCGATCGTATATGTTGGCGGACTGTCACCACAGTTGGAAGGCGAAGAGATGTTTGTCGATTTTGCAGGATTCAAAGGTGGCGATCGCACATCGATCGATTTGCCCAACGTGCAGCGGGATTTACTGGCTGCGCTACGCAATACAGGCAAACCGGTCACTTTTGTATTGTGCACCGGAAGTTCGTTAGCGCTAGCGCAAGACGAAAAGAATTACGATGCACTGTTATGTGCTTGGTATGGCGGCGAAGAGGCTGGTACGGCTGTCGCCGATGTATTGTTTGGCGATTATAACCCTGCGGGAAGATTGCCTGTCACGTTTTACAAGACCTTAGCTCAATTGGATGGCGGCCTTACACAAACGGGCGATGCTGGCCGACAAGGTTTCGAAAATTACGATATGCAAGGTCGTACTTATCGCTATATGCAAAGTGAACCTTTGTATGCGTTTGGACATGGATTGAGCTATTCGCAATTTAATTATGGCGAAATCGATCGAAAAGACAACAAGGTAGCAGCAAAAAAAGGATTGCAATTAGCTATTTCTTTGACGAACACCTCTTCCATGGATGGGGAAGAAGTCGTGCAAGTATATGTAAAACGCCTGAATGATCCTGATGCGCCCGTCAAATCATTACGTGCTTTTTCCAGAGTTCCGGTGAAAGCAATGCAGCGGAGAAGCATCACGCTTAACCTGTCTGAAGATGCTTTTAAATTTTATGACGAAGCGACAGATGATGTACGCGTCAAGCCTGGTAAATATCACATTCTATATGGAGGAAGTTCCAAAGATGCTCAGCTGAAAAAACTGGAAATAGACGTGATTTAA
- a CDS encoding glycosyl hydrolase 115 family protein, which translates to MVNLRWFAVLIFAFTTMVAAAQDANDNQFLHDTAHEGYLPIIHRGQPIPVVADGHDWKGVLRAVDNLRQDFNRVTYTSPSSALERYSIIVGTLGHSTYIDQLVGTGKIDQKALRGKNEKFLVQLVAHPIAGVDSALVIAGSDKRGTIYGIYELSAQLGVSPWYYWADVPVKKKENIYFKPGIYTQGEPAVSYRGIFLNDEFPALTKWTNHTFGGYNSQFYETVFELILRLKGNFLWPAMWGNAFYDDDPRNGALADEMGIVISTSHHEPMARAQAEWKRHGNGAAWDYATNKAGLQEFWTKGMQRAKDWESIITIAMRGDGDEPMSDDQNISLLENIVEDQRQIIQKVTGKSAKHTPQVWALYKEVQDYYDEGMRVPDDVTLLFCDDNWGNVRKLPDLDAKPRAGGYGMYYHFDYVGGPRNTKWLNVSQVSRVWEQMNLTYEHGVDRIWVVNVGDLKPMEYPISFFLDMAWNPKQFHPSNIYQHTIAWCRQQFGAEYAEEAARLIDMYTKYNHRVTPELLDHRTYSLENYNEFETVVQDYRHLLVDAMRLYNVLPAEYKDSFDQLVLFPINGMSNLYDMYFAKAKNDYYAAKNDVRANHWADQVKESFVRDSLLTVHFNTISDGKWKHMMDQVRIGYTSWNNPAHAIMPAVSYVDSTRVGNSKIFVEQDGHIAIEAMNFNQASNAGLSTWTEIPNLGKTASAITTLPVTAPIEEHLYLEYKIEVQSVGSAKLTVCTSPTLNFNSNRGLRYAISINDSAEEVVNINGHYRGELGKWQAERIIKNTTTHEFSKAGEYTIKIRPLDHGIVIQKILVDFGGLKPSYLGAPQSKQR; encoded by the coding sequence ATGGTAAACCTGAGATGGTTTGCAGTCTTGATCTTTGCTTTTACGACTATGGTCGCGGCAGCTCAAGATGCAAATGATAACCAATTTTTACATGATACAGCACATGAAGGGTATTTGCCGATCATCCATCGAGGACAGCCTATTCCGGTCGTTGCCGATGGGCATGATTGGAAAGGCGTGTTGCGTGCAGTCGATAATTTAAGGCAAGATTTTAACCGCGTAACATACACTTCGCCCAGCAGTGCATTGGAACGTTACAGCATCATCGTTGGCACACTCGGACATTCTACCTACATCGATCAGCTCGTAGGCACAGGAAAAATTGATCAAAAAGCACTAAGAGGGAAAAACGAGAAATTTCTTGTTCAGCTAGTTGCCCATCCGATCGCGGGTGTCGATTCTGCACTGGTCATCGCCGGGAGTGACAAACGGGGAACGATATACGGGATTTACGAGTTATCTGCTCAGTTGGGTGTATCGCCCTGGTATTACTGGGCCGATGTACCCGTAAAGAAGAAAGAAAATATCTATTTCAAACCTGGAATCTACACACAGGGCGAACCGGCAGTCAGTTATAGAGGCATATTTTTGAACGATGAATTTCCGGCCCTTACCAAATGGACCAATCATACATTTGGCGGTTACAACAGCCAATTCTATGAAACCGTCTTTGAGTTAATCCTTCGTTTGAAAGGTAATTTTCTGTGGCCAGCCATGTGGGGAAATGCATTTTATGATGACGACCCTCGCAATGGTGCTTTGGCCGATGAGATGGGAATCGTGATCAGTACATCACATCATGAGCCCATGGCGAGAGCGCAAGCCGAGTGGAAACGGCATGGGAATGGAGCCGCATGGGATTACGCCACAAATAAAGCAGGGCTTCAGGAGTTTTGGACAAAAGGCATGCAGCGCGCCAAAGATTGGGAATCCATTATCACTATTGCCATGCGTGGAGATGGCGACGAACCGATGAGTGATGATCAAAATATCAGCTTGCTCGAAAATATTGTCGAAGACCAACGCCAAATCATACAAAAGGTAACGGGCAAATCTGCCAAACACACGCCACAAGTTTGGGCACTTTACAAAGAGGTACAAGACTATTACGACGAAGGCATGCGCGTGCCGGATGATGTGACGCTACTATTTTGTGATGATAACTGGGGCAATGTGCGCAAGCTACCAGATCTCGATGCTAAACCACGTGCAGGGGGGTATGGGATGTACTACCATTTCGACTACGTCGGTGGACCGCGCAACACCAAATGGTTAAATGTAAGCCAAGTATCGCGCGTATGGGAACAGATGAATCTGACCTACGAACATGGAGTAGACCGTATCTGGGTGGTCAACGTGGGGGATCTAAAGCCCATGGAATATCCCATATCATTCTTTTTGGATATGGCTTGGAATCCAAAACAGTTTCATCCATCCAATATCTACCAGCATACCATAGCCTGGTGCAGGCAGCAATTTGGCGCAGAATACGCGGAAGAGGCCGCGCGGTTGATCGATATGTATACTAAATACAATCATCGCGTAACCCCCGAGTTGTTGGATCACCGGACCTACAGCTTAGAAAACTACAACGAGTTTGAGACCGTTGTGCAGGATTATCGCCATCTCCTGGTGGATGCCATGCGCTTATACAACGTATTACCTGCCGAGTACAAGGATAGTTTTGATCAGTTGGTGCTTTTTCCAATCAATGGCATGTCAAATCTCTATGATATGTATTTCGCGAAAGCCAAGAACGACTATTACGCCGCCAAAAATGATGTACGGGCAAATCATTGGGCAGATCAAGTGAAAGAATCCTTCGTCCGAGACTCCCTATTAACGGTGCATTTTAATACCATTTCTGATGGTAAGTGGAAGCATATGATGGATCAAGTCAGAATTGGTTATACTAGTTGGAACAACCCAGCACATGCTATTATGCCAGCGGTAAGCTATGTGGATAGTACCCGCGTCGGAAATTCAAAAATTTTCGTCGAGCAGGATGGACATATCGCGATCGAAGCCATGAATTTCAACCAGGCAAGCAACGCCGGCTTATCGACATGGACAGAAATACCCAATTTGGGAAAAACGGCTTCTGCTATCACGACCCTTCCGGTCACCGCTCCAATAGAAGAGCATCTTTACCTGGAATACAAAATCGAAGTACAGTCTGTAGGCTCCGCAAAGTTAACAGTATGCACATCGCCCACTTTGAACTTCAATTCCAATCGAGGTCTACGCTATGCTATCTCCATCAATGACTCGGCCGAAGAAGTCGTGAATATAAATGGCCATTATCGGGGAGAACTGGGAAAATGGCAAGCCGAGCGTATCATCAAAAACACGACAACGCACGAATTTAGCAAAGCAGGAGAGTACACCATAAAAATACGTCCGCTTGATCATGGCATCGTGATCCAAAAAATACTAGTTGATTTCGGAGGTCTAAAGCCCTCTTATTTGGGAGCACCGCAAAGCAAACAGCGATAA
- a CDS encoding MFS transporter: protein MNTDTQQPGITKGFYKLSQVQRIGFGSGDLAQNLIYQTVSMYLLIFYTNVFGISAAAAGVMFLIVRIIDVLWDPIVGAYVDKSNPKIGKYRSYLLLGGIPLTGFAILCFWNGFSGSLTYAYITYVGLSMLYTLINVPYGALNASLTRDTDEITKLTSTRMFMANLGGLAVGYGVPIVVQFFSPDGKINSQVSGEAWFITMTIYALAGLFLLIFCYTQTKERVVMDEKETENVKVSDLWTEFRHNKPLRILAFFFITAFAMMAIGNSAGSYYMIYNVQAPDMLPYFMALGSIPAFIFMPLVPAIKRKIGKKQMFYVFLTIAIVGMILLYVISVVPALKTQVWLVLMAQFVKSSGVIVATGYMWALVPEVISYGEYTTGKRISGIVNALTGIFYKAGMALGGVVPGLVLAFVGFDQHNTMVQSAFAEQGILWLVAIIPALLLVLALYIISKYDLSDAQIDKINYEIEYRHKH from the coding sequence ATGAACACAGATACACAACAACCAGGTATAACAAAAGGCTTTTACAAGCTATCCCAAGTACAGCGGATAGGATTTGGTTCGGGCGATTTGGCGCAAAATCTTATTTATCAGACCGTCTCCATGTACCTGTTAATTTTCTATACCAACGTATTCGGAATTTCTGCGGCAGCAGCAGGTGTCATGTTCCTCATTGTACGGATCATAGATGTGTTATGGGACCCGATCGTAGGTGCATACGTAGACAAAAGTAACCCGAAGATCGGTAAATATCGGTCGTATCTACTCCTTGGAGGAATCCCACTCACCGGATTTGCCATACTTTGTTTTTGGAATGGCTTTTCCGGCTCATTAACCTACGCATACATTACCTATGTCGGTTTATCCATGTTATATACGCTCATCAATGTGCCTTATGGAGCTTTGAACGCTTCCTTAACCAGAGACACCGATGAGATTACAAAATTAACCTCGACTCGCATGTTTATGGCCAATCTCGGTGGCCTGGCCGTGGGGTATGGTGTACCTATTGTTGTGCAGTTTTTTTCGCCAGATGGAAAGATCAATTCGCAAGTATCTGGAGAAGCCTGGTTCATCACGATGACCATCTATGCGCTGGCAGGCTTATTCTTGTTAATTTTTTGCTACACGCAGACCAAAGAACGAGTAGTGATGGATGAGAAAGAAACCGAAAATGTGAAAGTGTCAGACCTATGGACGGAATTCCGACACAATAAACCCTTGCGCATCTTAGCTTTCTTTTTCATCACCGCATTCGCTATGATGGCGATCGGTAATTCTGCCGGATCATATTATATGATCTACAATGTACAAGCGCCTGATATGTTGCCCTATTTTATGGCATTAGGGTCTATACCTGCCTTTATCTTCATGCCTTTAGTACCCGCTATCAAACGAAAAATTGGTAAAAAGCAAATGTTTTACGTCTTCTTAACGATCGCTATTGTAGGGATGATACTGCTGTACGTTATTTCTGTCGTCCCTGCCTTGAAGACACAAGTCTGGTTAGTGTTGATGGCTCAATTCGTCAAATCTAGCGGCGTCATCGTAGCAACAGGTTATATGTGGGCATTAGTCCCCGAAGTCATTTCCTATGGAGAATATACGACTGGAAAACGCATTTCCGGTATTGTTAACGCCCTAACGGGCATCTTCTATAAAGCCGGTATGGCGCTCGGTGGCGTAGTTCCCGGACTGGTACTGGCATTTGTTGGCTTCGATCAGCACAATACGATGGTACAATCTGCTTTTGCAGAACAAGGAATACTTTGGCTGGTCGCCATTATCCCCGCATTGCTATTGGTGCTGGCCTTATACATCATTTCCAAGTACGATTTAAGTGATGCACAAATTGATAAAATTAATTACGAGATAGAATATCGCCATAAGCATTAA
- a CDS encoding endo-1,4-beta-xylanase codes for MNRIKITLIASIMATGIACSSSNSQVKTETSNALILKEAFQDRFYIGAALNLDQIWERDQDAITLVEQQFNSIVAENCMKSMYLQPREGEFNFKDADRFVAFGQKNNMQLIGHTLIWHSQVPKWFFVDENGQDVSRDVLIERMRTHIHTVVSRYKGKITGWDVVNEAVLDNGEYRKSKFYEIIGEDFIPLAFRFTHEADPDAELYYNDYSTALPAKREGIIKVAKSILKAGLPLHGLGMQEHQGLHHPDIDEVEKTILAFSETGASVMVTELDISVLPHARENMGAEVSETYAYSKQLNPYPDGLPDSIMEKLGDRYISFFKLYLKHSDKISRVTVWGVGDHDSWKNGWPIPGRTDYPLLFDRQFKPKPFVQEIVRLARG; via the coding sequence ATGAACAGGATTAAAATAACACTAATAGCGAGTATTATGGCGACAGGAATTGCCTGCTCGTCCAGCAATTCTCAGGTTAAGACGGAGACTAGCAACGCACTAATTTTAAAGGAGGCGTTTCAGGATCGCTTTTATATCGGTGCAGCATTGAACCTAGATCAAATCTGGGAACGAGATCAGGATGCAATCACTTTGGTGGAGCAACAGTTTAACTCGATCGTGGCCGAAAACTGTATGAAAAGCATGTACCTACAACCACGGGAAGGTGAGTTTAATTTTAAAGATGCCGATCGCTTTGTCGCCTTTGGACAAAAAAATAACATGCAACTTATTGGTCATACGCTCATTTGGCACTCGCAGGTACCCAAATGGTTTTTTGTGGATGAAAATGGTCAGGATGTCTCTCGTGATGTGCTGATAGAAAGAATGCGGACGCATATTCACACGGTCGTATCCCGATATAAGGGAAAGATCACCGGATGGGATGTCGTAAATGAAGCCGTATTAGACAACGGGGAATATAGAAAAAGTAAATTCTATGAAATTATCGGAGAAGATTTTATCCCGCTGGCTTTCCGGTTTACCCACGAAGCAGATCCCGATGCAGAGCTGTATTACAATGATTATTCAACAGCCCTGCCCGCTAAACGAGAGGGCATCATCAAAGTAGCGAAAAGCATACTAAAAGCAGGTTTGCCGCTACATGGTTTAGGTATGCAGGAGCATCAAGGACTGCATCACCCCGACATTGATGAAGTGGAGAAAACTATTTTAGCCTTTTCGGAAACCGGTGCCAGTGTGATGGTCACCGAACTAGACATTTCTGTATTGCCGCATGCCCGGGAGAATATGGGAGCTGAAGTGAGTGAAACCTATGCCTATAGTAAGCAACTCAATCCTTATCCAGATGGCTTGCCAGACAGCATCATGGAAAAATTAGGCGATCGCTACATCAGCTTCTTTAAGCTATACTTGAAGCATAGCGATAAGATATCCCGGGTAACCGTATGGGGAGTAGGAGATCACGATTCCTGGAAAAATGGCTGGCCAATTCCAGGACGTACCGATTACCCCTTATTATTTGATAGACAATTCAAACCAAAGCCTTTTGTCCAAGAAATTGTCCGTTTAGCACGAGGTTAA
- a CDS encoding glycoside hydrolase family 43 protein — MMNEPRYLFPADYMADPSAHVFNDKIYIYPSHDWESGKPENDHGDHFDMKDYHVFSMDSVDGEVTDHGTVLRVEDIPWAGRQLWDSDVAHKDGKYYLYFSLKDKTDIFRLGVAVSEQPYGPFIPLDDPIKGSYSIDPCVFCDSDGAYYIYFGGIWGGQLQYYRNNKLGEGSILPLFNEDALAPKVARLSNDMTSFAEDPRDAIIVDERGNPLKQGDTARRFFEASWLHKYQDKYYFSYSTGDTHLICYAIGDNPYGPFVYQGVILTPVVGWTTHHSIVEFKGSWYLFYHDCVPSEGKTWLRSMKVVALEYDDNGQIKTIQGQ; from the coding sequence ATGATGAACGAACCAAGATATTTATTTCCGGCAGATTACATGGCTGATCCATCGGCGCACGTATTTAATGATAAAATATACATCTATCCATCGCACGATTGGGAAAGCGGTAAACCGGAAAATGACCACGGCGATCACTTCGATATGAAGGACTATCACGTTTTTTCAATGGATAGCGTGGATGGAGAAGTAACCGATCATGGCACAGTGCTCCGTGTGGAAGACATCCCGTGGGCCGGAAGGCAACTCTGGGATTCGGACGTAGCGCATAAGGATGGAAAATATTACCTGTACTTCTCCTTGAAGGATAAGACGGATATATTTCGGTTGGGCGTAGCCGTCAGCGAACAACCCTACGGACCATTTATTCCATTAGATGATCCCATCAAGGGCAGCTATAGCATAGATCCTTGTGTTTTTTGTGACAGCGATGGTGCGTATTATATCTACTTTGGCGGCATCTGGGGCGGACAACTGCAGTATTATCGCAACAATAAATTGGGCGAAGGTTCCATTTTGCCCTTGTTTAATGAGGATGCTCTGGCGCCAAAAGTAGCACGTCTTTCCAATGATATGACTTCGTTTGCGGAAGACCCGCGCGATGCAATTATCGTGGATGAACGGGGAAACCCGCTAAAACAAGGAGATACAGCACGGCGGTTTTTTGAAGCGTCTTGGTTGCACAAATACCAAGACAAATACTACTTCTCCTATTCCACTGGGGATACGCACTTAATATGTTATGCCATAGGCGATAATCCATATGGGCCATTCGTATATCAGGGTGTCATCTTAACGCCTGTCGTAGGCTGGACAACACACCACAGTATCGTAGAATTTAAAGGAAGTTGGTATCTATTTTATCACGATTGCGTGCCGTCCGAAGGGAAAACCTGGCTGCGGAGCATGAAGGTCGTCGCATTGGAATACGACGATAACGGGCAAATTAAAACGATTCAAGGCCAATGA
- a CDS encoding alpha-glucuronidase, with translation MNKPYFLTLLIVLLPLVTLFAEDGSQLWLRYQRVAPAVSQQRTIVTKSTDETAKLAVQELADYWVGQDVELKLDAQQKQLKDGFHIQGDSKRITVIAQQPIGLLYGAYRLLQWQQTGKNTADKIELTEIPSFDIRMLNHWDNLDRTVERGYAGHSLWLWDELPHQLSPRYEQYARANASVGINAVVLNNVNASPQILTPSYIHKVKALADLFRRYGIKVYLSANFSSPIVLGGLPDSDPLRPEVQGWWAAKVTEIYAQIPDFGGFLIKANSEGQPGPQDYGRSHAEGANMLADAVKPFGGMIMWRAFVYNPTSEDRAKQAYTEFEPLDGQFRDNVIVQIKNGAIDFQPREPFHPLFGAMKQSNQMVEFQITQEYLGFSNHLVYLAPLFKETLDADTYAHGPVSTVAKMTDGTFRPGFKTAIAGVANIGEDANWTGHHFAQANWYAYGRLAWNHQLSSEDIAEEWIRLSFTNEEAFVAPVKDLMLASRETAVNYMMPLGLHHIFAFDHHYGPEPWGDVAGGRPDWMPWYYHNADVNGVGFDRTASGSNAVAQYHEPVQQQYSDPKTCPETLLLWFHHLPWLHKTQNGNTLWDELCFRYDGGVQEAEAFENTWDQLEKYVDTERFAEVQAKLKIQAQDAVWWKDAVLLYFQTFSNLPIPSSVEKPVHQLEDLQKIKLDLKHHN, from the coding sequence ATGAATAAACCATATTTTTTAACCCTTCTTATCGTGCTTTTGCCATTAGTTACGCTTTTTGCGGAAGATGGTAGTCAGCTTTGGCTAAGATACCAGCGCGTTGCGCCAGCAGTATCTCAGCAGCGAACGATTGTGACCAAAAGTACCGACGAGACAGCTAAATTAGCCGTACAAGAGTTGGCAGATTACTGGGTCGGCCAAGACGTGGAGTTAAAGCTGGATGCGCAGCAAAAGCAGCTCAAAGATGGTTTTCATATCCAAGGAGATAGCAAGCGCATCACGGTGATCGCCCAGCAACCCATTGGTTTATTGTATGGAGCCTATCGCTTGCTCCAATGGCAGCAGACAGGCAAAAATACAGCAGATAAAATCGAATTAACGGAGATTCCCTCGTTTGATATCCGCATGCTCAATCACTGGGATAATTTAGACCGTACCGTAGAGCGAGGGTATGCAGGGCACTCGTTGTGGCTTTGGGACGAATTGCCTCATCAACTATCACCGCGATACGAGCAATATGCCCGTGCCAATGCTTCCGTAGGTATCAATGCTGTCGTTTTAAACAATGTAAATGCCTCGCCACAAATTCTGACTCCGTCCTATATCCATAAAGTAAAAGCATTAGCAGATCTATTCAGGCGATATGGGATTAAGGTCTATCTTTCGGCTAATTTCTCGTCGCCCATCGTACTGGGAGGATTGCCAGATTCCGATCCGCTACGTCCGGAAGTACAGGGCTGGTGGGCAGCTAAAGTAACCGAGATTTATGCACAAATTCCAGACTTTGGTGGCTTTTTAATAAAAGCAAATTCGGAAGGACAACCTGGCCCTCAGGATTATGGCCGCTCCCATGCAGAAGGCGCAAATATGTTGGCCGATGCGGTAAAGCCTTTTGGAGGGATGATCATGTGGCGCGCATTTGTGTACAATCCGACATCAGAAGATCGGGCAAAGCAGGCTTATACGGAATTCGAGCCGCTTGATGGTCAGTTTAGAGACAACGTAATCGTACAGATTAAAAATGGGGCGATAGATTTTCAGCCTCGTGAGCCCTTTCATCCTTTGTTTGGCGCGATGAAGCAATCCAATCAAATGGTCGAGTTTCAGATCACCCAAGAATACCTCGGTTTTTCGAACCACCTAGTGTATCTAGCGCCTCTTTTTAAGGAAACGTTAGACGCAGACACCTATGCGCACGGTCCGGTAAGCACCGTGGCGAAGATGACCGATGGAACCTTTCGTCCCGGCTTTAAAACGGCGATAGCTGGAGTCGCTAATATCGGAGAGGATGCCAACTGGACAGGGCACCATTTTGCGCAAGCCAATTGGTACGCCTACGGAAGACTGGCCTGGAATCATCAGCTTTCATCGGAAGATATCGCCGAGGAGTGGATCCGATTAAGTTTCACAAACGAGGAAGCGTTCGTCGCTCCGGTCAAAGATCTGATGCTTGCTTCGCGTGAAACGGCGGTAAACTACATGATGCCTTTAGGACTGCATCATATATTCGCCTTCGATCACCATTACGGGCCTGAACCATGGGGAGATGTAGCAGGAGGAAGACCGGACTGGATGCCCTGGTATTATCATAATGCGGACGTGAATGGTGTTGGTTTTGATCGTACTGCAAGCGGGAGCAATGCGGTTGCTCAATACCATGAGCCTGTGCAGCAACAGTATAGCGATCCAAAAACCTGCCCCGAGACCCTGCTCTTGTGGTTTCATCATCTGCCTTGGCTTCACAAAACGCAGAATGGAAATACCCTGTGGGATGAACTCTGTTTCCGTTACGATGGTGGAGTTCAAGAAGCAGAAGCGTTTGAAAACACCTGGGATCAATTAGAGAAATATGTGGATACCGAGCGGTTTGCAGAGGTGCAGGCAAAGTTAAAAATTCAAGCACAAGATGCCGTTTGGTGGAAAGATGCCGTTTTATTGTACTTCCAAACATTTTCGAATTTGCCCATCCCTTCGTCGGTCGAAAAGCCGGTACACCAACTGGAGGATCTCCAGAAAATTAAATTAGATCTAAAGCATCATAACTAA